From Rutidosis leptorrhynchoides isolate AG116_Rl617_1_P2 chromosome 3, CSIRO_AGI_Rlap_v1, whole genome shotgun sequence, a single genomic window includes:
- the LOC139901881 gene encoding histone-lysine N-methyltransferase ASHR3-like — MEVEFWDLKVVRTDLNGYNRFIIHLLIIKMPDLGNLVSMPSTTSSSSLSLAPTRCSNSSPIVSTKKIELNPANKLVNQQDEKVNIENLVESKSLNDYLTDWKMKNVELGFPESKLFLPFLVGAPKLAECLVCESVIYPGDEVSCGYHQCKGSYHLQCAKDWLGFQPSSKAFKCPQHACYLCHKKHQLWRCSKCHLASHEKCAAYPEYMLRSNVLPWQMVCWRHVLDWPPLKPAVPTNSIEELFIRLPLPYTGEEFKYDLTMKDTMENKVELPSYVHIRRNIYVVKKKREDTDRLSGCTDCESGKCSDDCVCRSQCISCSKACRCSELCTNKPFRKDKKIKIVLTEHCGWGVEAVQSIKKGEFVIEYVGEVINDALCEKRLWDMKHQGIKNFYMCEIRKDFTIDATFKGNTSRFLNHSCDPNCNLEKWNVDGEVRVGVFAARSIEVGEPLTYDYRFVQFGPEVKCQCGAANCQGYLGTKKKTAKLTLLDWGAKRQRTATATLRIIKT; from the exons GGTTTATAATACATCTGTTAATCATAAAAATGCCTGACTTAGGTAACCTAGTGAGTATGCCTTCTACTACTTCTTCTTCTTCGTTATCACTTGCCCCAACTCGTTGCTCTAATTCAAGTCCAATTGTATCCACCAAAAAAATTGAGCTGAATCCTGCGAATAAATTAGTAAACCAGCAAGACGAAAAAGTTAATATCGAGAATTTGGTTGAATCGAAGAGTTTGAATGATTATTTAACCGATTGGAAAATGAAGAATGTTGAATTAGGGTTTCCGGAATCGAAATTGTTCCTTCCGTTTCTTGTTGGAGCTCCGAAACTG GCTGAATGTCTTGTCTGTGAGAGTGTAATCTACCCAGGAGATGAGGTATCATGTGGTTATCATCAATGTAAAGGTTCTTATCACCTTCAATGTGCAAAGGACTGGCTTGGATTTCAACCATCATCAAAAGCATTCAAGTGTCCTCAACAC GCGTGCTATCTATGCCATAAGAAACATCAGTTATGGCGCTGTTCAAAATGTCATTTAGCATCACATGAAAAGTGTGCTGCATATCCGGAATATATGTTGCGTTCTAATGTTCTTCCTTGGCAAATGGTCTGTTGGAGGCATGTTCTTGATTGGCCACCATTAAAG CCTGCAGTTCCAACGAATAGTATAGAG GAACTTTTTATCCGTTTACCTTTACCATATACGGGCGAGGAGTTCAAATACGATCTCACAATGAAAGACACAATGGAGAACAAAGTGGAGCTACCTTCATATGTGCATATCAGGCGCA ATATCTATGTTGTAAAGAAAAAGCGTGAGGACACTGATAGATTATCTGGATGCACTGATTGCGAATCTGGCAAATGCTCTGATGATTGTGTATGCAG GTCTCAGTGTATAAGCTGTTCAAAAGCTTGTCGATGTTCCGAATTGTGCACAAACAAGCCCTTCAGAAAAGACAAAAAGATCAAAATTGTTTTG ACTGAGCATTGTGGTTGGGGTGTAGAGGCTGTTCAATCTATCAAAAAGGGTGAATTCGTTATAGAATATGTTGGTGAAG TTATTAATGATGCTTTGTGTGAAAAGCGGCTATGGGACATGAAGCATCAGGGCATTAAGAACTTTTATATGTGCGAAATTCGAAAAGATTTCACGATTGACGCTACGTTTAAAGGAAACACCTCTCGTTTTTTAAACCATAGCTGTGATCCTAACTGTAATCTTGAAAAATG GAATGTTGATGGTGAGGTTCGTGTTGGTGTCTTCGCTGCCAGATCTATTGAAGTCGGGGAACCACTGACTTATGATTATAG GTTTGTTCAATTTGGGCCCGAGGTAAAGTGCCAATGCGGTGCTGCAAATTGTCAAGGTTATCTCGGTACAAAAAAGAAGACAGCCAAGTTAACCCTGCTCGACTGGGGTGCCAAGCGGCAAAGAACAGCAACAGCTACCTTAAGGATCATCAAAACATGA